GTTGTTGGAGAGTGTTGAGGTGCTAGTTTAGCTCTCCTCCCcattctctcctcccccttttATGAGCCGCTTGTTGCCCCTCTTGCCAGGGGGACCACGGGGCTTGGCGAAAGTCTGCTTcacagaatttgatttggggtGCACTTCTTCATATAAGAACTCCTCCGTCAGCCCTTCACCACTGTCAATCTCCAtctgatcaaacacacacaaaacacatttattAGACTTActgatattatatattttttgaagGTACTTTTAGCTTTTTATGGGTTTTTCCATTGAGGGCTACACAGTGTTTGTCTATCTGACCCTATTTACCTTTTTGATGACCTCAAGATGGTAGTCTCGCTCCATCTCATCTAAAAGTCTGTTTAGACAGCTAGAATACAGCATCCTCTCCTTAATGCTGCAGTTGTGGCCGGGCATCGAGTAGATGAACACTGATGGAGGGAGAACGAGAGACATAAGGAGTTCagaacacataaacataaactcaATATGTAATACATTACTATAATAATCTATTCTGTTGTATgcaggaaataaaaaaaaatgaacatagAGAAAAGTAGTGGGAGCAACTGACATAACATGTGTGATACAGGCTTGCATaacataaaaaagtaaataaaatgaTCACTAAGATTAGGTAGTTGTGTTCAATTTCAGATAAATTGTTCAACCCTGATCActtctctgacactgtttgcaATGGGTCCATTGATAATTGAAAACTTGAAATGAATTGCAGCTGATAAAGGTTCAGCACCTAGCTATGTGGTGCAAAAACAATAACCTGGCACTCAATACCAGAAGACCAAAGAGATCATTGTGAATTTCAGGAGAGCCAAGAGCAGGGCACACATCCCCCTCCACATCAAAGGTGCTGAGGTGGAACGTGTGTCTAGCTTTAAGTTCCTTGGGGTACACATCACTGAAAATCTTTCTTGGTCTCTCAACTCCTCCAGTCTGGTGCAGGCACATCAGCGCCTTCACTTTCTACGAACCCTGAAGAAAGCACACCTATGTCCTAGGATTCTAACAGACTCACTAACTGCATCTCTgtatggtatggcaactgctgcTGATCGCAAGGCACTACAAAGAGTAGTGAAATCTGCCCAAAGGACTATTGGCTCCCAACTCCCCTCCATCCACAACACATATCATTAATGTTGTACAAACAAAGCCAAATCCATTGTCAAGGATGCCACCCACCCAAACCATGGTCTTTTCAGTCTACTCCCTCTGGCAGGCGATACaggagcctgcgctcccgcaccagtAGGCCCAGGTACAGCTTCTTTCCAGAGGCTGTAACACTGCTGAACAAAACTTCACCTCCTGTCTAGCACTTGCACTTTAGCTGTTACTAGTTTACCTGTTTACTTTTTTACTCCTACACTGTTTCACCTATGACCCACTGCTAACACTCCATACTatacattatatttatatatattttatatattccATAGCCTGCCCATAAACCTGTGCAATAtactacatatatatatatatatatatatatatatatatatatatatatgtaatatatatgtagtaaatatatatatattagttatATAGAATGTCTGTAGacatgtcatctggaaaaccTGTGTTTATCcaactatactatactactttATTCTctctaaatgacaataaagttgaatctaatctaatctaatatagATGAACAAAGCACAAAAGTCTCAAAGCCTCCAGCCTTTAGGGGTTCACAATGACACCTAGTGGACAAAAAATGCAGCTTCATTGCAATGCATTATTGCAATGAAGGGTGATGTCAATGTTGTACTGACCCAGAGATTCCAGATGCTGTCCCTGATGGGAGTGTTTGTATAGAAAGAGGTGATAACGTGGGGCGTTCGCGGGGATGCGGAATGGCAGATCCCGTGTCTCTGTGGGGTTTGTGTGGACTAGTTCAATGGTTTCCTTCTCAACATTCACTTTCTGAGAATAGACATGGAAACAAAAGAGCTATGTTGATTCTCACACaggcactttaaaaaaaaaaaaataatgtccTTAAAAGTATGCGAGTTTAAACTTCTGTTCTGTACAGTTGGTAAATAAAATAAACCCCAAGCTATGATGGCATCTTTGCACTTAAACATGCTCAACTCACCAGCTGAATATAGTTGATGAGTTTGTGTTTAAGCTGCACCAGAGCTCGTTTGGCCTCCTCCTGGAGAGGGAAGGCTAGACCTTGCAGCTTGTTTCCTACACAGATCTCCGTCAttacctgcaacacacacacacacacgcacacacacacacacacacacacacacatagcgaaagagagaaagagagagagagagaatacaatgAGGACATGCATCATATAACTGTACTTATACaataaatagatactttattgatccccaggggatcaataaagtatctatctatctatctatctatctaacatgaACCAAGCAAATACTAGCCTTCAGACAttgttgtctatgtgtgtgtatgtatgtgtgtgtgtgagagagagaaagagcaaaggagagagaaagaaaacaaatacagcATTAGTTGCAGTAATTACATGGGCAGCACACCTTGGGTCGTCCTATTGGAGTGGGTAGCCGTCTGCGTTCATCCTGTTTTAGTATAAAAATACTGTTTAGTTCATTATCTACCAATACTCAACCTGACTACATTTAAATGTACCTAACCACCTGACCATAATACACATTTTACGACACAAAAACTATGTATGTAGGTACATATATCTCATGTCATACTAACAAAGCTCTAACACATGCTTTGATGGCAAAAAGCACTTCAAAACTAAGACACACAGCATAACTTACCCTCACCACTTTGTCCTGAAACAGACAATAGGAGATGTACAAAACTATGTGTCAATATCAGATTCAACATTAGCATCAAGTAATCTATTAATTGAGAGAGCtgtattgtgtatgtatgcaaTATTCAACCAGTCATGGTTCAATCAGTCATGGTAAAATTAAAAAAGGGGAAGACCAAAAGTCTACTGACCTCTGTGAGTTTGATTCGGTGCAGCTCCTGTTCGGCAGTGGTCAGAGGAGCTGGTGAGGAGCAGGAAGACATGTGTCTAAGGTAGCCCTGGAAGCACATATCCTCCTGTACAGAACAGTTCACACAGTTACACAGCTGTGTAGGTTTGTAAATGGTCACAAAGGTAAGGTCACATGCAGTGGCAGCAGACTTCATCCTAACAATTGGACAGTTGTATAGCAGTGGGACAAATTTTCAAGATATGAATCAAAAAAGTCAAATGTATATGTTTAATCTATGTGGTAATGTGCATAAAAACATGTGTAAAGGACCTATATGTCAGAATCGACTGAAGATTCTGGCCCACCTTGAGATAGGGTAGAGTCAGGTGCTCATGAATGAAATGAGCAGGCCTACAGTGGAACACATCCTGACAGGCTTCTCAGTTGTACGTCTCAATTACAGGGAAAAGACTCCTAATATTCAGACTAATTGAATGATACACTGTGTTTGGCTGAATGCACCCTACAAGGTgtagtataggcctactactCTTGATAGCATCCTGGGCTCTTCAGTGTAGCTGTCAGCCTCATATTTTAGCATGATAACGCCATCTTTAAACTGCCTGAAGTGAGTGCTTGAGAGACCGGCCCACCTGAATTGTGCCAAACATTTCATCTTTCACATGACCTCCACCAAACTCCTTCTTCAAAGTGGCCCTTGTGGCAGCATACACCATTTTCAGCCTCACCtacaagtatttgtacacacacacacaagtagagCAAAAGAGTCAGTCAACATGGGGCAACAGCACCCTGTGCACATGCTTTGTGTGAAATtctgtcagtgtttgtgtggctAGTGGGTTGTATGTACAGGGCAATGGTCCGGTGACCAGGAGATGAAGATCCACTCATAGCCTTGTGCGTTCTGAGAGTCCAGCCGGTACAGGATGTAGCAGGGCTCCTGGGCGTCCAGCAATGGAAGCAGGAAGTGGTCATAGTCGCGGTCCCAGCTCTGAGAGGGCTCTCTGTATGACCCCAGAACAAGCTGCTCTGAAACACAAAGCACAACTCCCATCACACACCCTGtaggaacacactcacactccataATACTCATAATCACCAAATACAGAGACTTTATAATGCATCCCATAATAACATCCCATATTTCACAGCACCCTATAATAATACAATTTACAGGCTTcataatacaacacacacacacacactatatatacacagagagagagagagagagatagacactcAGACATGACTCCTCACCGTTCCTAATGACAATTTTGATTATCCTTATTGCTCCTCCACGGGCTTTGGCTAAGAATTCCCTCAGCTCAGAA
Above is a genomic segment from Alosa sapidissima isolate fAloSap1 chromosome 4, fAloSap1.pri, whole genome shotgun sequence containing:
- the twf2b gene encoding twinfilin-2b — translated: MSHQTGIHATSELREFLAKARGGAIRIIKIVIRNEQLVLGSYREPSQSWDRDYDHFLLPLLDAQEPCYILYRLDSQNAQGYEWIFISWSPDHCPVRLKMVYAATRATLKKEFGGGHVKDEMFGTIQEDMCFQGYLRHMSSCSSPAPLTTAEQELHRIKLTEDKVVRDERRRLPTPIGRPKVMTEICVGNKLQGLAFPLQEEAKRALVQLKHKLINYIQLKVNVEKETIELVHTNPTETRDLPFRIPANAPRYHLFLYKHSHQGQHLESLVFIYSMPGHNCSIKERMLYSSCLNRLLDEMERDYHLEVIKKMEIDSGEGLTEEFLYEEVHPKSNSVKQTFAKPRGPPGKRGNKRLIKGGGENGEES